Part of the Oligoflexia bacterium genome is shown below.
GTAAAAACCAAGGTAGTAAAGCCGTAAAAGAACTTAAAAAAATTGTTGAAACATATCCAACCTATTTGCCAGGTAAATTAAAATTAGGCGTAGTGTATTACAATTCAAATCGTGTTGTTGAGGCCATTCAAGAATGGGAAACTGTTCTTATGCGCGATCCGATGCACGCTGATGCACTCAATTATATCAAGCTCGCACAAGAAGTCGGCGTTACGAGTCTTTGATGTTTAAAGAAAAAGCACTCCCCTATATCTCTGCCTCTGAAATTTCAGAAATCTGCAATCGCCTCGGCAAACAAATTGAAAAAGACTATACCGGCAAAGAACTTGTGGTTATTTGCATTCTCAAAGGTAGCATTATTTTTACCGCTGATCTTATTAGATGCATTAATCTCCCCATGAAAATTGAATTTGTAAGGCTCTCAAGTTATGGCAACTCAACTGAGAGTTCAGGTCATGTACGAATTTTAAAAGATGTTACTTCAGATATTCGAGACAAAGACGTTTTAGTTGTAGAAGATATTTTAGATACAGGTCACACACTTAGCTTTTTTAAAAACCATCTCGCCGCCTCAAAACCTCGTTCACTCAAAATCTGCACACTTCTTGATAAACCCGCAAGGCGTTTGGCAGAAATTGAAGCCGACTACTGTGGCAAGGCCATTGAAGACCGATTTGTTGTAGGATACGGATTGGATTATTCTGAGAAATGTCGCAATTACCCTGATATTCTATACGTCAAAACTTAATTAGCCCCCAATCATGCAAATCGAAACTAAAAGATTAATTTTACGCGATCAAGTTTTTGAAGATTGGCGTGATATTCACGAATACGCTAAAGACTCTGAATTTTCTAAATACGAGCACTGGGGCCCAAACACTGAAGAAGACACAAAGAATTTTGTTCTCAGTAATATTGAAAGAGCAAAGGGTACTCGGAGATATAAATTTGATTTCTCAGTGGTAGATAAAAAAACTTCAAAAGTTATCGGAGGAGTTGGCCTTAGGCGAGAGAGCGAAACAAGCTCAGTGGGTAGTATTGGCTATGCTATACACCCGCTTTATCAAAACCTAGGTTTTGCAACTGAAGCTGTAAACGCATTATATGAATTTGGTTTTAACGCTTTAAAACTTCAAGTGCTTTGGGCAACTGCTGACGTTTTAAACAATGCCTCTTATAAAGTCATGGAAAAATCAGGGATGAAGCGTGTAGGTCTTATTCTTAGACATAAAGAATTTAAAATGGCCTGGCATGATAGTTATCGTTATGAAATCACATCGGTAGATTATTTTAAATTAGCGGGTGTAATTTAATGTACCAAAACGTTCATTACAAAAAATGCTATTGCTGACAAAATAAATGCTACAACTAAATTTCCACTCATGCTTCCTTGCCTCTTTCTTATGTTGCTAAATCTGTGCTGTTTTTGCTTATGAAGCTGCGTCATTTGCCTAAAACAAATGACAGCACTATTAGATCGAAACTATTCGAAACCGTCAACCTACGATTTCACCAACTAGATCATAGTCGTGACTATCAGTAATTTTCACATTTACGATTTCACCAATTTTAGCATCACCAGAAGTGATAAGTACAATCCCGTCAATCTCGGGAGCTTGTTCTTGAGTTCGACCTTTTAAGAGTAAATCTGTCTCTTCAGAAAGACCTTCAATCAAAACCGGAACAATGCGCCCAACTTGCTTTTGATGTTGTTCTCTACTGATATCAGCTTGCATTCGCATGAGTTCATCTTTGCGACGATTTTTGGTCGCCTCATCAATCTGATCAGGCATCTTACCCGCGGCAGTTATGTCTTCTGGACTATATTCAAAACATCCTACGCGGTCAAAGCGTTGTTCTTTTACAAAAGCCTTGAGTTCTTGAAAATCTTCTTCAGTTTCACCAGGAAATCCTACGATAAATTGAGTTCTAATGA
Proteins encoded:
- a CDS encoding GNAT family protein; protein product: MQIETKRLILRDQVFEDWRDIHEYAKDSEFSKYEHWGPNTEEDTKNFVLSNIERAKGTRRYKFDFSVVDKKTSKVIGGVGLRRESETSSVGSIGYAIHPLYQNLGFATEAVNALYEFGFNALKLQVLWATADVLNNASYKVMEKSGMKRVGLILRHKEFKMAWHDSYRYEITSVDYFKLAGVI
- the hpt gene encoding hypoxanthine phosphoribosyltransferase; this translates as MFKEKALPYISASEISEICNRLGKQIEKDYTGKELVVICILKGSIIFTADLIRCINLPMKIEFVRLSSYGNSTESSGHVRILKDVTSDIRDKDVLVVEDILDTGHTLSFFKNHLAASKPRSLKICTLLDKPARRLAEIEADYCGKAIEDRFVVGYGLDYSEKCRNYPDILYVKT